From Syntrophales bacterium, the proteins below share one genomic window:
- a CDS encoding rod-binding protein, producing the protein MGDGIVDIKQVLFPGSTKTAAASQKMQERAAKEAELKKVCADFESIFIYNMLQKMRSAVPKSGLLQEMQGKETYNSMIDQKVAEDLSKNGGFGLQQMLFDQITATDKNFQEKN; encoded by the coding sequence ATGGGAGACGGCATTGTTGATATAAAACAGGTTTTATTCCCGGGCAGCACAAAGACAGCCGCTGCCTCCCAAAAAATGCAGGAGCGGGCGGCGAAGGAGGCGGAGCTGAAAAAGGTCTGCGCCGATTTTGAATCGATCTTTATTTACAATATGCTGCAAAAAATGCGGAGCGCCGTCCCGAAAAGCGGTCTTTTGCAGGAGATGCAGGGTAAAGAAACCTACAACTCGATGATCGATCAGAAGGTTGCCGAGGATTTGTCCAAGAACGGCGGGTTCGGCCTGCAACAGATGCTCTTCGATCAGATAACCGCCACCGACAAAAACTTTCAGGAGAAAAATTAA
- the flgM gene encoding flagellar biosynthesis anti-sigma factor FlgM produces the protein MGVGDIKNVTSQAASYYEKNSGASGVDAGARQTGAGQALDRSAGTASSPNVTVDISAKSQDFVKIKNAVAQLPEVREEVVQALKTQIETGSYKIDSAKIAGKMVQESLLDIFA, from the coding sequence ATGGGAGTTGGCGATATAAAAAATGTGACTTCGCAGGCGGCAAGTTATTATGAGAAGAACAGCGGCGCAAGCGGTGTGGACGCCGGCGCCAGGCAGACGGGTGCGGGTCAGGCTCTCGACAGGTCTGCAGGAACCGCCTCTTCCCCGAATGTAACGGTTGATATTTCCGCTAAATCACAGGATTTTGTCAAGATTAAAAATGCCGTGGCACAGCTTCCCGAGGTGCGGGAGGAAGTGGTGCAGGCATTGAAGACGCAGATAGAAACCGGCTCTTATAAGATCGACAGCGCCAAAATCGCGGGGAAGATGGTACAGGAGTCTCTGCTGGACATCTTTGCCTGA
- a CDS encoding flagellar protein FlgN, with protein sequence MDIGQGLKKAANFELLLNSLLSVIEQEIDVYRELGKIIAEEADVLMKPGLDSIAASNAKKDDCVFKARLLEEERSKLVRDIAWALGKKGKEINFTVISAYCDAGRAAQLESQRQILFPLIKAINEANAKNMGLLDFSLSYVRGSLDFVNNLLSAGANYERTGQLKTDSLQGRVVNSKG encoded by the coding sequence TTGGATATTGGGCAGGGTTTAAAAAAAGCGGCTAATTTTGAGCTCCTTCTTAATTCCTTGCTGTCGGTAATTGAACAAGAGATTGATGTTTACCGGGAGTTGGGGAAAATCATTGCTGAAGAAGCAGACGTTCTGATGAAGCCTGGGCTCGATTCCATAGCGGCCAGCAATGCCAAAAAGGATGACTGCGTATTTAAAGCCCGGCTGCTGGAGGAAGAGCGGTCGAAACTCGTGCGAGACATTGCCTGGGCTCTGGGGAAAAAAGGAAAGGAAATTAATTTTACAGTTATTTCCGCCTATTGCGATGCAGGTCGCGCCGCCCAGTTGGAGTCTCAGCGCCAGATTCTTTTTCCCCTCATCAAGGCGATAAATGAAGCGAATGCAAAAAATATGGGTTTGCTCGATTTTTCTCTTTCCTATGTGCGCGGTTCTCTTGATTTTGTCAATAATCTCCTGTCGGCCGGCGCCAATTACGAACGTACGGGGCAGCTCAAAACGGACAGCCTGCAAGGCCGGGTAGTCAACAGTAAAGGGTGA
- the flgK gene encoding flagellar hook-associated protein FlgK — translation MSLNSVLNTSKDSLLTYQLAIGLTGSNIANVNTPGYSRQSPILQTVGSADVAATRAQFSVNVSGIARTYDKYLENQIVDQAKTVGYGEAKSDVLDRIEGIFQESSGGPSDLLNKFWNAWEEASANPGQQAARNALLSVAGNLTATIRRIDSELTQVVTDAGSRIDDVVSQINITLSKIADLNSKITSYAEDRGDANTLKDSRTELLMNLSDMLDISYTEDDKGNVNVFLPGGQSLILGSKSWQLAVETQGGTVSDIVYADNSDKSLKNAIVSGEKGRLAALVEVGDTLVPGYRDKLDSFVAKLVSEVNALHRQGYDASGNVGGDFFDPPAAPATEVDAGSFRVSAAIVSDFNKIAAASTVNGDGENALLIGQIREKSVMSGGTSTLNDYYGSLVGEIGQDVADAKNNVDYRTSVMTQLTNRRESVSGVSLDEEMMNLIKYQMSYNTSGKLVSTVNEMLATLMQLVN, via the coding sequence ATGTCTCTAAACAGCGTTCTGAATACGTCCAAGGATAGTTTGCTGACCTACCAGTTGGCAATAGGTTTGACTGGTTCAAACATAGCGAATGTAAACACGCCCGGATATTCCCGTCAGAGCCCTATTTTGCAGACCGTCGGTTCCGCTGACGTCGCAGCAACGCGCGCGCAGTTCAGCGTCAATGTGTCCGGCATTGCCCGAACTTATGATAAATATCTCGAAAATCAGATAGTTGATCAGGCTAAAACCGTGGGATACGGCGAGGCGAAAAGCGATGTACTCGATAGGATAGAAGGGATTTTTCAGGAGAGCAGCGGGGGGCCAAGCGACTTGTTGAATAAGTTCTGGAACGCCTGGGAAGAGGCTTCGGCAAATCCCGGGCAGCAGGCGGCAAGAAATGCCCTGCTTTCTGTGGCCGGGAATCTCACCGCGACGATTCGCAGGATTGACAGCGAGCTTACGCAGGTTGTGACGGATGCGGGAAGCAGGATCGACGACGTGGTTTCACAGATAAATATAACTCTTTCCAAAATTGCGGATTTAAACAGTAAAATAACAAGTTATGCAGAAGACAGGGGCGATGCCAATACCCTTAAAGACAGTCGGACGGAGCTGTTAATGAATCTGAGCGACATGCTTGATATAAGCTACACAGAGGATGACAAGGGGAACGTAAATGTTTTTCTGCCCGGCGGCCAGTCTTTGATTCTCGGCTCTAAAAGCTGGCAGCTTGCGGTGGAGACTCAAGGAGGGACAGTAAGCGATATAGTATATGCAGACAACTCCGATAAAAGTTTGAAAAACGCGATCGTTTCCGGAGAAAAAGGCCGGCTTGCGGCGCTGGTCGAGGTCGGCGATACCCTTGTGCCCGGTTATCGGGACAAGCTTGACTCCTTTGTGGCGAAACTTGTTTCCGAGGTGAATGCGCTCCACAGGCAGGGTTATGATGCCAGCGGCAATGTCGGCGGTGATTTTTTTGACCCGCCAGCCGCCCCGGCAACGGAAGTTGACGCCGGCAGTTTCCGGGTAAGCGCCGCGATTGTTTCTGACTTCAACAAAATTGCCGCCGCGTCAACTGTCAACGGCGATGGAGAAAACGCCCTTCTCATCGGACAGATCCGGGAAAAATCGGTAATGAGCGGGGGCACTTCTACCCTTAACGACTATTATGGCTCCCTGGTCGGAGAGATCGGGCAGGATGTGGCTGATGCGAAAAATAACGTGGACTACCGCACCTCCGTGATGACGCAGTTGACCAACAGACGAGAATCCGTATCGGGGGTCTCGCTGGACGAGGAGATGATGAATCTTATCAAGTACCAGATGTCCTACAATACGTCGGGGAAACTGGTAAGCACGGTCAATGAAATGTTGGCTACTTTGATGCAATTGGTTAATTAG
- the flgL gene encoding flagellar hook-associated protein FlgL, producing MVMRITENMKFNTTSASLSNVQGQYNSVLEKMASQKRINKISDDPLGMTMLLDYRQSKASLDQYQRNIDASSGWLNVTESKLAGANELLTKASEIAIGQGTATATAQTRRIAAENVRQLKEEMLSLANSQYGNRYIFSGSRMDVAPFSATSGAARVDDPAAASANSFDGTVTKGGAYTGTTNKTYAVKIITGGTLADATYKVSADGGKTWGAAQTDPDTGTVTLGDGVTLTFTDSGAEHLTADDLFSVHAYPEGYYNGNDDNLSVDIGKGATISYNVTGADAFAGSSGGTDILKTLDDLKKALENNDQEGILAQMDKLEDARQQVSLSISKVGATMNRLELADSNLQDFSLKLADLTSKTEDADITELATTLAMKELALQASYATAAKLGQNTILDFIK from the coding sequence ATGGTAATGCGCATTACGGAAAACATGAAATTCAACACGACCTCTGCCTCCTTGTCGAATGTCCAGGGCCAGTATAACAGCGTCCTGGAGAAGATGGCGAGCCAAAAGCGGATAAACAAGATTTCCGACGATCCGCTGGGAATGACCATGCTGCTGGACTATCGGCAGTCCAAGGCTTCCCTTGACCAGTACCAGCGCAATATAGACGCGAGCAGCGGCTGGCTTAACGTGACGGAATCGAAGCTTGCCGGCGCCAATGAACTGCTGACAAAGGCGTCGGAGATCGCCATCGGCCAGGGGACGGCCACGGCAACGGCGCAAACAAGAAGGATCGCGGCGGAAAATGTACGCCAGCTCAAAGAGGAAATGCTTTCGCTGGCCAACTCGCAGTACGGGAACAGGTATATTTTTTCCGGCTCCCGCATGGATGTGGCCCCCTTTTCCGCTACTTCCGGGGCGGCAAGGGTTGATGATCCGGCAGCGGCTTCGGCAAACAGCTTTGACGGAACCGTGACAAAAGGCGGCGCCTATACGGGGACAACGAACAAAACTTATGCGGTGAAGATCATAACCGGAGGAACGCTGGCCGATGCAACCTATAAAGTTTCTGCCGACGGCGGTAAGACATGGGGCGCGGCGCAGACCGATCCTGATACGGGAACCGTCACTCTGGGGGATGGCGTAACCTTGACCTTTACCGACAGCGGCGCTGAACATCTGACGGCAGATGATCTGTTTTCCGTTCATGCCTATCCCGAGGGGTATTATAACGGCAATGATGATAATTTATCCGTTGATATCGGCAAGGGCGCAACAATCTCCTACAATGTGACGGGAGCGGACGCGTTTGCGGGTAGCAGCGGCGGGACGGATATCCTTAAAACACTGGATGACTTGAAGAAGGCTCTGGAAAACAATGACCAGGAGGGCATCCTGGCCCAGATGGATAAACTGGAAGATGCCCGGCAGCAGGTCAGTCTCTCCATATCAAAAGTCGGCGCCACGATGAACAGGTTGGAGCTTGCCGATAGCAATCTGCAGGATTTCAGCCTGAAACTGGCGGATCTGACGTCAAAAACGGAAGATGCGGACATCACGGAATTGGCGACTACGCTCGCGATGAAAGAACTGGCCCTGCAGGCCTCCTATGCCACGGCGGCGAAGTTGGGTCAGAATACGATCCTGGATTTCATAAAATAA
- a CDS encoding flagellar assembly protein FliW, whose translation MKINTTRFGDIDVNEAEFIVMKGAILGFEQLKRFVLLQNNEKTHLWWLQSVDDPAVAFVVVNPLPVKPDYAPTFTEGDLELLDIKEDKDIAILAIVTVRSNPLKITANLRAPILINAEKRTASQVVLGNSDYPIQYDLADVNEHEGSLNPASLPAAP comes from the coding sequence ATGAAAATCAACACGACGCGTTTTGGCGATATTGATGTCAACGAAGCGGAATTCATTGTCATGAAAGGCGCTATCCTCGGCTTTGAGCAGCTCAAGCGGTTTGTATTGCTGCAAAACAATGAAAAAACGCACCTCTGGTGGCTCCAGTCGGTTGACGATCCTGCCGTGGCGTTTGTTGTTGTCAACCCGCTGCCCGTAAAGCCTGATTATGCGCCGACCTTTACTGAGGGCGATCTGGAATTGCTGGATATTAAGGAAGATAAGGATATTGCTATTCTGGCTATAGTAACCGTCCGCTCAAATCCACTCAAGATAACTGCTAACCTACGGGCGCCGATCCTGATCAATGCCGAAAAAAGAACCGCCAGCCAAGTGGTACTTGGGAATTCTGATTATCCGATTCAGTATGATCTGGCGGATGTTAATGAACATGAGGGCAGCCTCAATCCGGCAAGCTTACCCGCAGCGCCGTAG
- a CDS encoding flagellar protein FlaG — protein MNVNAVETGGGIANASVVAAPPVPSGVDTSSRNKAEEEVAPSKSQIREMVAEMQGQIDSMNVSLSFSTYGEKGEHMAVVVADKETGEVIREIPSKEIQRLYAKMSEIAGFIFDRQI, from the coding sequence ATGAACGTCAACGCAGTTGAGACAGGGGGAGGAATCGCCAATGCCTCCGTTGTTGCAGCGCCGCCAGTGCCGTCTGGAGTTGATACTTCCAGCAGAAATAAAGCCGAAGAGGAAGTTGCGCCCAGCAAATCGCAAATCCGGGAAATGGTTGCCGAGATGCAGGGTCAGATCGACAGCATGAACGTCAGTCTGAGTTTTTCAACTTATGGAGAGAAAGGCGAACATATGGCTGTGGTGGTTGCAGACAAAGAAACCGGCGAGGTAATCCGTGAAATTCCCTCGAAAGAAATACAGAGACTGTATGCCAAAATGAGCGAAATAGCGGGATTTATCTTCGATCGCCAGATCTAA
- the fliS gene encoding flagellar export chaperone FliS — protein MYQSAMSTYQQSNFFTASPAKLVLMCYDGAISNLKLARDAYLEKDFYSKGKALEKTFDIIHELNASLDTEKGGIVAANLRGLYMYLIQSLTEADLKRDIAVFDRSIRILEELATAWRAISTSKEVSAAEEPLPARAKSYSLSNSKPALAMAWA, from the coding sequence ATGTATCAAAGTGCAATGAGTACGTATCAGCAGTCAAATTTTTTTACCGCCAGCCCGGCGAAACTGGTTCTGATGTGTTACGATGGAGCAATCAGCAACCTGAAGCTGGCCAGAGACGCTTATCTTGAAAAAGATTTTTATTCCAAGGGAAAAGCGCTCGAAAAGACGTTTGACATTATACATGAACTTAATGCCTCATTGGATACGGAGAAGGGGGGCATTGTCGCCGCAAACCTCCGGGGGTTGTATATGTATCTGATACAGTCCTTGACGGAAGCCGACTTGAAGAGGGATATCGCTGTCTTTGACAGATCAATCAGAATACTCGAAGAGTTGGCAACTGCCTGGAGGGCAATTTCTACGTCCAAAGAGGTCAGCGCTGCCGAAGAGCCACTGCCGGCGAGGGCAAAGTCCTACAGCCTTTCCAACAGCAAGCCCGCCTTAGCGATGGCCTGGGCATAG
- the fliD gene encoding flagellar filament capping protein FliD codes for MATSTSMISGLSSGIDWQTMITQLIAIDHQRVDLVSAKKTDTANKLTEWQSLNTKLLSLKTAAGNLKSLEDFGLYKSTMTTDSSTVTASDLLSVTTSESASLGSYSLKINNTASAQKLSSGSFASASSALGAGYTGDILINGQVITVSAADTLTNLKDKINNANSGASPTGVAAGIIGYGTSDYRLVLTSDHTGAAGIGLLNGGATDILNKLGFTDTSRTAKNHLAGADQTDRFTSTNESIQSLLGLTTAQTSAVGEIMINGQAVGAIDLSTDTLNSLQTKLSAAGLTASITTETEDGQTYYRLMVSGSANTYTDKNNILETLGFIKGGVSDVFGVTGDVANTSAGAVITAATLIKDIDGYTGYSSTDYIHLGGTKAGGGAVSDDTLLLSDTSTVGDLLAKIESLFGNVTASITDAGELLVVDNSTGASSLALEIDVRNSGGTSDGTLLYDMDSNLGSAASIRARQIVAGADASIEIDGVSITSATNTIDDVLAGVTLDLLKADANTTVNLNIGRDIDAIMEKVNTFVSSYNAISSYIHTQTSYDAANQKAGGVLFGEGTLASVKADLTSILIQSVSGVSSAYSTLGLVGVSVDIEGTLSVDSEKLRGYLTTNFNDVQNLFAANGTTSVGSLEYINHTLKTEQGEYTVHITTAATQGTSAPSTNTSLSGDETLTITAGANTAVVNLTSGMDMTQIVSAVNSELEAQAMAISASADSGGHLVLNQDSYGAGYSFTIHQLSNLLWTGGDQTVNNGVDVAGTINGEAATGSGRVLTGSSGDANIDGLVVKYTGTDGGVDAGTVKLTFGVAELYDRALFNITDTIDGYLAFKQESLQDSISGYETQIDEMEARLELKREQMINRFVQMELAMQKIQNQSNWLAGQLDAASNGWGSR; via the coding sequence ATGGCCACAAGCACCAGTATGATAAGCGGCCTTTCCAGCGGCATCGATTGGCAGACGATGATAACGCAGCTCATCGCGATCGATCATCAGCGCGTTGATCTCGTCTCGGCAAAAAAGACGGACACCGCAAACAAGCTGACCGAGTGGCAGTCGCTCAATACCAAGCTCCTGTCGCTGAAGACTGCTGCCGGCAATCTGAAAAGCCTGGAAGATTTCGGCCTCTACAAATCAACGATGACAACCGACAGCTCCACTGTAACGGCTTCCGACCTGTTGAGTGTGACGACGTCGGAATCCGCTTCACTGGGGTCGTATTCCCTTAAAATTAACAACACCGCCTCCGCTCAGAAGCTCTCTTCCGGCTCCTTCGCCAGCGCGTCCAGCGCGCTCGGCGCCGGCTACACCGGCGACATTCTGATTAACGGCCAGGTTATAACTGTTTCTGCTGCGGACACGCTGACCAACCTGAAGGACAAGATCAACAACGCCAATTCCGGGGCAAGTCCGACGGGCGTGGCAGCCGGTATTATCGGTTACGGAACGAGCGATTACCGGCTGGTACTCACCAGCGACCATACGGGCGCCGCCGGCATCGGCCTGCTCAACGGAGGGGCAACGGACATCCTCAACAAGTTAGGATTCACAGACACCAGCCGGACGGCAAAGAATCACCTGGCCGGCGCGGACCAGACGGACCGCTTTACCAGCACAAATGAGTCCATCCAGTCTCTGCTCGGCCTGACAACAGCACAGACGTCGGCCGTCGGCGAAATCATGATCAACGGCCAGGCGGTTGGCGCCATCGACCTCAGCACGGACACGCTCAACTCGCTGCAAACCAAACTGTCCGCTGCCGGACTTACGGCTTCCATTACGACGGAAACGGAGGATGGCCAGACCTATTATCGCTTGATGGTGTCCGGCTCGGCCAATACCTACACAGACAAGAACAATATCCTCGAGACGCTGGGTTTCATCAAGGGAGGCGTCTCGGATGTCTTCGGCGTCACCGGCGATGTCGCCAATACCTCCGCGGGAGCCGTCATCACCGCCGCTACTCTTATAAAGGACATCGACGGCTATACAGGCTACTCCAGCACGGACTATATTCACCTCGGAGGAACAAAAGCGGGTGGGGGCGCCGTATCCGACGATACGCTGCTACTTTCCGATACATCGACCGTCGGCGATCTCCTGGCGAAGATAGAGTCCCTTTTCGGCAATGTAACCGCATCTATTACAGACGCCGGAGAGTTGCTGGTTGTGGATAACTCCACAGGGGCAAGTTCCCTGGCCCTGGAGATTGATGTAAGAAACAGCGGCGGAACAAGCGACGGCACGCTGCTTTATGACATGGACAGCAATCTCGGCAGCGCCGCATCGATCCGGGCTCGCCAGATCGTAGCCGGGGCGGATGCATCCATTGAGATCGACGGCGTAAGCATAACAAGCGCGACCAATACGATTGACGATGTTTTGGCCGGCGTCACGCTCGATCTGCTAAAAGCTGATGCCAACACCACAGTGAACCTCAACATCGGCCGAGACATCGACGCGATCATGGAGAAGGTCAACACCTTCGTTTCGAGTTACAATGCCATTTCGTCGTATATTCACACCCAGACTTCCTATGATGCGGCAAATCAGAAGGCGGGCGGGGTTCTCTTCGGCGAAGGGACGCTCGCCTCCGTAAAAGCGGATCTGACATCGATCCTGATCCAGAGTGTCTCGGGCGTTTCCTCCGCGTATTCGACTTTGGGTCTGGTCGGCGTCAGTGTGGATATAGAAGGAACACTTTCCGTCGATAGCGAGAAGCTGCGCGGCTACCTGACCACGAACTTCAATGACGTGCAGAATCTTTTTGCCGCAAACGGGACAACCAGCGTTGGTTCGCTTGAATACATCAACCATACCCTCAAAACGGAGCAGGGTGAATACACGGTCCATATCACGACGGCGGCCACACAAGGCACATCGGCGCCGTCAACCAATACCAGCCTGAGCGGCGATGAAACGCTGACAATTACCGCGGGGGCCAATACGGCCGTTGTGAATCTGACGAGCGGCATGGACATGACCCAAATTGTGAGCGCCGTAAACAGCGAATTGGAGGCACAGGCGATGGCCATCTCGGCATCCGCCGATTCCGGGGGCCACCTTGTTCTTAATCAAGACAGTTACGGGGCAGGATACAGTTTCACCATCCACCAATTGAGCAACCTCCTGTGGACCGGTGGCGACCAAACAGTCAATAACGGCGTCGATGTAGCCGGGACGATCAACGGGGAAGCGGCAACCGGTTCCGGCCGGGTTCTGACGGGGAGCTCCGGGGATGCGAACATCGATGGCCTGGTGGTAAAATACACGGGGACAGACGGCGGTGTCGATGCCGGAACGGTAAAACTGACCTTTGGCGTGGCCGAGCTTTACGACCGCGCTCTGTTTAATATAACCGATACCATTGACGGCTATCTCGCTTTTAAACAGGAGTCCCTCCAGGACAGCATTAGCGGGTATGAAACACAGATTGATGAAATGGAAGCGCGGCTGGAACTAAAAAGGGAGCAGATGATCAACCGTTTTGTGCAGATGGAGCTCGCCATGCAAAAGATTCAGAACCAGAGCAACTGGCTCGCCGGGCAGCTCGATGCCGCTTCAAATGGTTGGGGCAGTAGATGA
- a CDS encoding glycosyltransferase: MNKKVVRKTKKKPTISLCMIVKNEEAFLAQCLESVKDCVDEIIIVDTGSTDRTAEIAKNYGAGIYHHPWENDYSKHRNQSLSYATGDWIFILDADEELFAEDNHKVRHAVRDNKVDYYHCQFHDIMKDGSVKGIFNLVRLFRNNRGMNFTQKVHEQLQIKGKGAFSAIRLRHYGYDLSPEKMNAKHIRTITLLKEMLETPPAEVYTEAYLLHQLASSYSMHREPDKAVEYGEMALEVISRKKLRYDFCVTTFSMVARGYCALGKFDDAERICIKALDYFPMNMDVCHILAAIYWDRKSFEQCRTISERYLDIHEAYTKNPSLMGGFYCKSIVKRHEIFNYLGKLHFVAKEWEKAEEFFIKAFEDSGRRMAWAEIICRFYLEEQEYEKFLRWLTMAYETGMRENIVPDILQVQNKLYSKIGQIFLQRNNPDAAYDCLQKADDEYLSGDEKIAKRLHLARLSWMKDETDEMIGHLENLLSLLQMNTERRLNSIEDLGRIVYDIAEVFCGRGQWPLAEPALQLAIQIAPEVFDHARFNRLLPGDKPAGNNPA; the protein is encoded by the coding sequence GTGAATAAAAAAGTGGTAAGAAAGACGAAAAAGAAACCCACGATATCCCTCTGCATGATCGTAAAAAATGAAGAAGCCTTTCTTGCTCAGTGCCTTGAAAGCGTCAAAGACTGCGTGGACGAAATAATCATCGTCGATACCGGTTCTACGGACAGAACCGCCGAGATTGCCAAAAATTACGGCGCCGGAATCTACCATCACCCCTGGGAAAACGACTACAGTAAGCACCGCAACCAGTCGCTTTCCTACGCCACCGGCGACTGGATATTTATCCTCGACGCCGACGAAGAGCTGTTTGCCGAAGATAATCATAAAGTAAGACATGCGGTAAGAGATAATAAGGTCGATTATTACCATTGTCAGTTTCACGATATTATGAAGGATGGAAGCGTCAAGGGCATCTTCAACTTAGTCAGGCTTTTTCGCAACAACCGGGGAATGAACTTTACCCAGAAGGTTCACGAGCAGTTGCAGATCAAGGGAAAGGGCGCCTTCAGCGCCATAAGACTCAGACATTACGGTTATGACCTGTCCCCGGAGAAGATGAATGCGAAACATATCCGGACGATAACCCTGTTGAAAGAAATGCTGGAAACGCCGCCTGCCGAAGTTTACACTGAAGCTTACCTTCTTCATCAACTGGCTTCCTCCTATTCCATGCATCGAGAACCTGACAAAGCTGTGGAGTATGGAGAAATGGCTCTGGAAGTCATAAGTCGTAAGAAATTGAGATATGATTTTTGTGTAACGACATTCTCAATGGTTGCTCGGGGGTACTGTGCCCTGGGGAAATTTGATGATGCCGAACGTATCTGCATAAAAGCCCTTGATTACTTTCCCATGAACATGGACGTCTGTCACATCCTTGCGGCGATATATTGGGACCGGAAGTCTTTCGAGCAATGCCGGACCATCTCGGAACGTTATCTTGACATCCATGAAGCATATACAAAGAATCCCTCCCTAATGGGGGGATTTTATTGTAAAAGCATTGTTAAAAGGCATGAAATCTTCAACTACCTGGGCAAACTGCATTTTGTTGCAAAAGAATGGGAGAAGGCGGAAGAGTTTTTTATCAAAGCCTTCGAGGATTCCGGCAGGCGCATGGCATGGGCAGAAATCATTTGCCGTTTCTATCTTGAAGAGCAAGAGTATGAAAAGTTCCTGCGATGGCTGACTATGGCCTATGAGACAGGGATGCGTGAGAACATCGTCCCTGATATTCTGCAAGTCCAAAACAAGCTGTATTCAAAAATCGGACAAATTTTCCTGCAACGGAACAACCCTGATGCCGCCTATGACTGCCTGCAAAAAGCCGATGATGAATATCTCTCCGGGGATGAAAAAATTGCAAAGAGACTGCACCTGGCAAGGCTCAGTTGGATGAAGGATGAAACAGACGAAATGATTGGTCATTTAGAGAATCTCCTGTCGCTCCTGCAGATGAATACGGAGCGCCGTCTTAATTCAATCGAGGATCTGGGGCGGATTGTTTACGACATTGCTGAGGTTTTTTGCGGCCGCGGCCAATGGCCGCTGGCTGAACCGGCCCTCCAACTGGCGATTCAGATCGCTCCTGAAGTGTTCGATCACGCCAGGTTTAACCGGCTGCTTCCGGGCGACAAACCTGCAGGTAATAACCCCGCGTAA